From the Lancefieldella sp. Marseille-Q7238 genome, one window contains:
- a CDS encoding DUF421 domain-containing protein, which produces MNFYLEVAIKLIIGLFSLVLAINVSGKGNLAPTAAIDQVQNFVLGGIVGGMIYNSSITILQYTLVLLIWLILVMTLRWLRTNNMLVKHVIDGKPIIVIDRGNLLVENCRKAGLTAYDISLKLRQAGVNYTSDVKRAILEQNGQLIIVQHGEQSPRFPLITDGQVQENILDALDLAEDWLENELKRQGILSPAEVYLAEYNDGKLDITKY; this is translated from the coding sequence ATGAACTTTTATCTGGAAGTTGCCATTAAGCTCATCATCGGCTTATTTTCACTTGTGCTTGCCATCAATGTAAGTGGCAAGGGGAATCTTGCCCCTACAGCCGCCATTGATCAGGTTCAGAACTTTGTTCTCGGCGGTATTGTCGGCGGCATGATTTATAACAGCTCTATTACTATTTTGCAGTATACGCTGGTACTTCTCATCTGGCTTATCCTTGTGATGACGCTTCGCTGGCTGCGCACCAATAACATGCTGGTGAAGCATGTTATTGACGGTAAGCCCATCATTGTTATCGACAGAGGCAATCTGTTGGTGGAAAATTGCCGCAAGGCGGGTCTGACCGCCTATGACATCTCGCTTAAACTGCGTCAAGCTGGAGTAAACTACACCTCCGATGTCAAGCGCGCTATTCTTGAGCAGAACGGTCAGCTTATTATTGTGCAGCATGGTGAGCAAAGCCCACGTTTTCCGCTTATTACTGACGGACAGGTACAGGAGAATATTCTTGACGCGTTGGATTTAGCGGAGGACTGGCTTGAAAACGAACTCAAGCGTCAAGGTATTCTGTCGCCTGCCGAAGTGTATTTAGCTGAGTACAATGACGGAAAGCTCGACATCACAAAGTACTAG
- the nhaA gene encoding Na+/H+ antiporter NhaA: MSSIYGEPAVVKRIEYRTEVRKFTSNGTIAAAVMVMAALVALVVANSPAHEAVEKFFESELSVQVGVFAAHMSFETFVNDFLMAIFFLLVGIELKYEVTVGQLRRPRQAMLPMLAAAGGVVVPACVYLLCNYGGAMHGWATPIATDIAFALGVMSLLGNRISSQTKVFFQTLAIADDILAIVVIALFYGQTPSIAWCAAALGVILILWGMSRMKLYTSAPYLVAGLVLWVCMYHSGIHATLAGVILAFFLPSRSDVRLNNLGGWLESRARDLNANYDDEHHILGQHDFTRGALRVEQVMHHVTPPLQRVERYISVPVNFLILPLFAFANAQVTLMGSDFGAIIANPVAYGTFFGAIFGKPAGIILTTLVLVKLGVCKLPKRVSWTQVIAVGLMGGLGFTMSILISGLAFNNPQDILAAKCAILAGSFVAGLLGIVFIRIVDAVHVHKTLGEKSKSSKK; this comes from the coding sequence ATGTCAAGTATTTACGGCGAGCCGGCTGTTGTTAAAAGAATCGAATACCGCACGGAGGTGCGTAAATTCACGTCAAATGGAACGATTGCCGCGGCTGTCATGGTTATGGCTGCGCTCGTTGCGCTTGTGGTAGCCAACTCACCCGCTCATGAGGCTGTCGAGAAGTTCTTTGAGTCGGAGCTCTCTGTTCAGGTAGGCGTATTTGCGGCTCATATGTCGTTTGAAACGTTTGTCAATGATTTCTTGATGGCCATCTTTTTCCTGCTTGTTGGTATCGAGCTCAAGTATGAAGTTACGGTAGGACAACTTCGCCGCCCTCGTCAGGCGATGCTTCCGATGCTGGCGGCCGCCGGCGGCGTGGTAGTTCCCGCCTGCGTGTACCTGCTTTGCAACTATGGCGGAGCCATGCACGGATGGGCTACGCCCATTGCTACCGACATCGCCTTTGCCCTTGGCGTTATGAGTTTGCTTGGAAATCGCATTTCTTCTCAAACTAAGGTATTTTTTCAGACCTTGGCCATTGCCGACGACATCCTTGCTATTGTGGTTATCGCTTTGTTTTACGGTCAGACACCCAGTATCGCGTGGTGCGCGGCGGCGCTTGGAGTCATATTGATTCTATGGGGCATGAGCCGCATGAAGCTGTACACATCGGCGCCGTATCTCGTTGCCGGACTGGTTCTTTGGGTCTGTATGTATCACTCAGGTATCCACGCGACACTTGCTGGCGTTATTCTGGCGTTTTTCCTGCCAAGCCGCTCTGACGTTCGGCTGAATAATCTGGGCGGCTGGCTTGAAAGCCGTGCCCGCGACCTTAACGCCAACTATGACGATGAGCATCACATTTTGGGTCAGCATGACTTTACGCGCGGGGCTCTTCGTGTCGAGCAGGTCATGCATCATGTGACGCCGCCTCTGCAGCGAGTTGAGCGCTATATTTCTGTGCCGGTCAACTTTCTTATCCTGCCATTGTTTGCCTTCGCAAATGCTCAGGTGACGCTTATGGGTTCTGATTTCGGCGCCATCATCGCTAATCCCGTAGCCTATGGTACGTTTTTCGGCGCTATCTTTGGCAAGCCCGCAGGCATCATTCTTACCACGCTGGTTCTAGTTAAGCTTGGCGTCTGCAAGCTTCCGAAGCGCGTGAGCTGGACGCAGGTCATAGCCGTTGGTCTTATGGGTGGCCTTGGCTTTACCATGTCGATTCTTATCTCCGGTCTTGCGTTCAACAATCCTCAGGATATCCTCGCCGCCAAATGCGCCATTCTCGCCGGATCGTTCGTTGCTGGCCTGTTGGGAATTGTCTTTATTCGCATTGTTGACGCCGTTCATGTACATAAGACTTTAGGCGAGAAAAGCAAGTCGTCAAAAAAGTAA
- the nagA gene encoding N-acetylglucosamine-6-phosphate deacetylase, translating to MSTYALKADMFFLPGAPIGPGYLMVEDGVFGQFTVEEPGCEILDYTGSWVAPGLVDTHIHGYLDHDVMDCDPDGVIEIAKGLLSNGVTSWLPTTLTASIEQTGNACESVADAVDGIDANGIDAARIQGIFLEGPFFTEKYKGAQNPAYFLDPDADIFDEWQERARGWISKIAIAPEREGAPEFCEEMADRGIHVALGHSDATYDQALACVNAGADIFVHTYNGMRGLHHREPGMVGAAMTTHDTYAEVICDGHHVTPVAVRALINAKGADHTVLITDCMRAGGMPDGDYTLGDFPVIVKDGTARLTDASHSLAGSILRLFQGLKNVYDWGIVTAEEAIRMASEQPACSCGIDDVCGYIRPGYDADFIILGKDLTLEETFLGGKSVYRVAF from the coding sequence ATGAGTACGTATGCTCTTAAGGCGGATATGTTTTTCCTTCCCGGCGCTCCGATCGGTCCCGGATATCTTATGGTTGAAGATGGCGTTTTTGGCCAATTTACTGTCGAGGAACCCGGCTGCGAAATTTTGGACTACACCGGCAGCTGGGTGGCTCCCGGACTGGTTGACACGCATATTCACGGCTACCTTGACCACGACGTGATGGATTGTGATCCTGATGGCGTTATTGAGATTGCCAAGGGACTGCTTTCCAACGGCGTTACTTCATGGCTGCCTACGACGCTTACCGCGTCCATCGAGCAGACCGGAAACGCTTGCGAATCCGTTGCCGATGCTGTAGACGGTATCGACGCCAATGGCATTGACGCCGCTCGCATCCAAGGTATCTTTTTGGAGGGGCCGTTTTTTACCGAGAAGTACAAGGGCGCTCAAAACCCCGCGTATTTCCTTGATCCCGATGCCGATATTTTTGATGAATGGCAAGAGCGTGCTCGCGGGTGGATTTCAAAGATTGCTATTGCTCCCGAGCGTGAGGGCGCGCCGGAGTTCTGTGAAGAGATGGCTGACCGCGGTATTCATGTGGCGCTGGGCCATTCTGACGCGACCTATGATCAGGCGCTTGCTTGTGTGAACGCGGGTGCTGACATTTTCGTTCATACTTATAACGGCATGAGAGGCCTGCACCATCGCGAACCCGGCATGGTCGGTGCCGCTATGACGACGCACGATACGTATGCTGAGGTCATATGCGATGGTCATCATGTCACTCCTGTGGCGGTTCGAGCTTTGATCAATGCCAAGGGCGCTGATCACACTGTGCTCATTACCGACTGTATGCGTGCGGGAGGCATGCCTGACGGCGATTATACCTTGGGTGATTTTCCTGTTATCGTAAAAGATGGCACGGCTCGTCTGACAGACGCCTCGCATAGTCTTGCCGGCTCTATTCTCCGGCTTTTCCAAGGGCTTAAAAATGTATATGACTGGGGCATCGTAACGGCGGAAGAAGCCATTCGCATGGCTTCCGAACAGCCCGCTTGCTCTTGTGGTATTGATGACGTTTGCGGATATATCCGTCCGGGATATGATGCGGACTTTATTATTTTAGGTAAGGATCTCACCCTTGAGGAAACTTTCCTGGGAGGCAAGAGCGTTTATCGGGTAGCGTTTTAG
- a CDS encoding DegV family protein → MAEKRIAVLTDSGTNTPAEFIAAHDIRVAPLRINYSDGSSYESMVDITPEQLAARFDEEIPSTSLPSPETIRSLFEDAKAAGYDAAIFVCISSGLSATCDTVRMIADDISDFPITVVDTKNIGVAAGLIVIEAVRLIEAGVPYEQIGEKLEEASRKTHVFFSVPALDFLHKGGRISEAVYRIGSVLNIKPVLTCEPNGKYGIAKRTRGWEKSLKGEVALVADEARKHAQVHLAISCSAPSLMYAEMKERLRQEIPNIIDFITADIGPDLLVHTGPGLVGIGVQGVD, encoded by the coding sequence ATGGCCGAGAAAAGAATTGCCGTTCTTACCGATTCGGGCACCAATACGCCGGCGGAGTTTATAGCCGCGCACGACATCCGCGTAGCTCCCCTCCGTATCAATTATTCTGACGGCAGCTCCTATGAGTCAATGGTCGACATTACCCCAGAACAGCTGGCCGCCCGCTTTGATGAAGAAATCCCCAGCACTTCCCTGCCCTCGCCGGAAACGATTCGCTCACTTTTTGAAGATGCCAAGGCCGCAGGCTACGACGCCGCGATTTTCGTGTGCATCTCTTCAGGACTCTCGGCAACATGCGATACTGTCCGCATGATTGCTGATGACATCTCAGACTTTCCTATTACGGTCGTTGATACTAAAAACATCGGCGTCGCGGCCGGATTGATTGTCATTGAAGCGGTTCGACTGATAGAGGCGGGCGTCCCTTACGAGCAAATCGGCGAAAAACTTGAAGAAGCTTCCCGAAAGACGCATGTATTCTTTTCTGTTCCGGCCCTAGACTTCCTGCACAAAGGAGGACGCATCAGCGAAGCGGTCTATCGCATCGGATCCGTACTTAACATTAAGCCCGTTCTTACATGCGAGCCAAATGGCAAATACGGCATTGCCAAACGCACCCGTGGCTGGGAAAAATCCCTCAAGGGCGAAGTTGCGCTCGTAGCAGATGAGGCCAGAAAGCACGCGCAGGTACACCTGGCCATTTCATGTTCAGCGCCCAGCCTCATGTACGCTGAAATGAAAGAACGCTTGCGGCAAGAAATTCCCAATATCATCGACTTCATAACCGCCGACATAGGACCGGATCTCTTGGTTCACACCGGCCCCGGCCTCGTGGGCATTGGCGTACAAGGCGTTGACTAG
- a CDS encoding DUF3290 family protein, with product MEFYSHDYLVHRASTLDWTQAILFALVALLLVFALVHYFRDRQNSKYRELALIALFSLIFLGLLQLDRVMEVDRVNKHYSAVVSSQESIARTMNVDTGKVYVALDEKGDQSYIEVDGKYYRILKNGERGYVLERVDLVGTDIRHVEE from the coding sequence ATGGAGTTCTACTCCCATGATTATCTGGTTCATCGAGCAAGTACGCTTGATTGGACTCAGGCGATTCTTTTTGCGCTTGTTGCGCTTCTGCTGGTGTTTGCGCTCGTACATTATTTTCGGGACCGTCAAAATTCAAAGTATCGAGAGCTCGCCCTTATCGCCCTCTTTTCGCTGATTTTTCTGGGTCTACTGCAACTCGATCGCGTTATGGAAGTCGATCGGGTGAACAAACACTATTCAGCGGTTGTATCGTCGCAGGAGAGTATCGCCCGTACTATGAACGTTGATACCGGCAAGGTCTATGTGGCCCTTGATGAGAAGGGTGATCAGTCATATATAGAGGTAGACGGCAAATATTATCGCATCTTGAAGAATGGCGAGAGGGGCTATGTGCTTGAACGCGTTGATTTAGTAGGCACCGATATTCGCCACGTTGAGGAGTAG
- a CDS encoding tetratricopeptide repeat protein: MPKKASGHTRNTRSSKARTEADEIQAAKDSANEKAKRDGGGSCRMSMGKKIAVGIFSLFIALSMMIPSLAMIFGRSNSQTTVTKTSSSKSGQEASTPDAVNAKYSAQAQELSDEITDNPDNLAAVLKLAQTHLNWGVELRKIASDDTVKQQADEYITKSLSEYDTYLAKSDSDEVRADRAIAQFQSGDENGAVEALKALTGKSPDCALAWLNLGMIYLKMGNADDADAALQKAVEADADGSQNVRPIAQKLLDAK; encoded by the coding sequence ATGCCAAAAAAGGCATCAGGACATACGAGAAATACGCGCAGCTCCAAAGCCCGTACGGAGGCCGATGAAATTCAAGCTGCGAAAGATAGCGCGAACGAAAAGGCAAAACGCGACGGCGGTGGTTCGTGCCGCATGTCGATGGGAAAAAAGATTGCGGTCGGTATATTCTCTCTCTTTATCGCCCTTTCAATGATGATTCCCTCACTGGCGATGATTTTTGGCAGGAGCAATTCTCAGACAACCGTGACCAAGACAAGCTCGTCTAAATCTGGACAAGAGGCGTCTACGCCGGACGCGGTCAATGCGAAGTATTCCGCTCAGGCTCAGGAGCTCAGCGATGAGATTACCGATAACCCCGACAATCTTGCGGCAGTGCTGAAGCTTGCGCAAACGCATTTGAATTGGGGAGTTGAGCTCCGCAAGATTGCCTCAGACGATACCGTAAAGCAGCAGGCTGATGAGTATATTACCAAGTCGCTCAGCGAGTATGATACCTATCTTGCAAAAAGCGATTCAGATGAAGTCCGTGCAGATCGCGCCATCGCACAATTTCAGTCTGGCGATGAGAACGGCGCCGTTGAAGCTCTCAAGGCGCTGACCGGAAAGTCTCCCGACTGCGCGCTGGCATGGCTTAACCTTGGCATGATTTATCTGAAGATGGGAAATGCGGACGATGCTGACGCCGCGCTTCAAAAGGCGGTTGAGGCCGATGCTGACGGATCGCAAAACGTCCGCCCCATAGCGCAAAAGCTGCTCGACGCCAAGTAA
- the tatC gene encoding twin-arginine translocase subunit TatC — MPITPARMPLMDHLGELRRRLTIVVVSVFVTAIVVYFATPALIEVLTNPIREFLTGGTLTVLSVLGGFSIRFKVAFFFAFIICTPIIIWEVMAFFLPALNEKERRWVVPTVAAMVFLFFFGMIFCYFIILNTAFGWLIQQSTEFASTLNEAEDYLSIIIMFEIGFGIAFQLPLVIFYLAILHLVPYKTLREQWRYVYVGLLVLSAVVTPDASPVTMALMFAALILLYEVALGVARSVIIARDGKAALKWTREEYANRD; from the coding sequence ATGCCTATTACTCCGGCTCGCATGCCTTTGATGGACCACCTTGGCGAACTCCGCCGTCGCTTGACTATTGTGGTGGTGTCTGTATTTGTGACCGCTATTGTGGTGTATTTCGCGACGCCCGCGTTGATTGAGGTTCTCACCAATCCTATCCGCGAATTTTTAACGGGCGGAACGCTGACTGTCCTTTCGGTCTTGGGTGGCTTCTCGATTCGTTTCAAAGTAGCGTTTTTCTTCGCGTTTATTATCTGTACGCCCATTATTATCTGGGAAGTTATGGCGTTTTTCCTTCCGGCTCTTAACGAGAAGGAAAGGCGCTGGGTGGTTCCTACCGTTGCTGCCATGGTATTTTTGTTCTTCTTCGGCATGATTTTCTGCTATTTCATTATCCTCAACACCGCTTTTGGCTGGCTCATTCAGCAATCCACCGAATTTGCCTCTACGCTCAACGAGGCGGAGGACTATCTCAGCATTATCATCATGTTTGAGATTGGATTTGGCATTGCGTTTCAGCTGCCGCTGGTCATTTTCTACCTCGCTATCCTTCACCTTGTGCCGTACAAAACACTTCGCGAACAGTGGCGCTATGTATATGTGGGACTTCTTGTCCTGTCGGCGGTTGTGACGCCTGACGCCTCGCCTGTTACCATGGCGCTTATGTTTGCGGCTCTCATTTTGCTGTATGAGGTAGCGCTTGGTGTGGCGCGTTCTGTCATCATTGCGCGAGACGGCAAAGCGGCCTTAAAGTGGACGCGTGAAGAATATGCGAATCGTGACTAA
- a CDS encoding STAS domain-containing protein — protein sequence MALDITTTQEAEHMLIQVAGEVDVSNAAELRTALESALADRSAKVEIDFTDVSYIDSTGIGVLVGAAHRAHETGATFTVAHPQKNVARVFDLLGVSEDLHVCADDERR from the coding sequence ATGGCTCTCGATATTACAACTACGCAGGAAGCGGAACATATGCTCATTCAGGTTGCGGGAGAAGTTGACGTCTCAAATGCCGCTGAACTCCGCACGGCGCTTGAAAGCGCGCTGGCCGACAGATCCGCGAAAGTTGAGATAGACTTTACGGATGTTTCGTATATTGACTCAACGGGTATTGGTGTTTTAGTGGGAGCCGCGCATCGTGCCCACGAGACTGGGGCAACCTTTACAGTTGCTCATCCTCAAAAAAATGTGGCGCGTGTGTTTGATCTTCTTGGGGTTTCGGAAGATTTGCATGTTTGCGCTGACGATGAAAGACGATGA
- a CDS encoding aminotransferase class I/II-fold pyridoxal phosphate-dependent enzyme, whose translation MPVKLDQELFQHMLPQQANAYQLMSDAELNAALEAIGKEAQEVSEKHLALDMARGKPSPEQTALSRPLLDLLTSASDLTDGASFADNYGDPDGLPSARTLAAELLDVDPAQVIVAGSSSLNLMHDVLDMAYTHGIAGQKPWAQQASELAAAHPGEKLKFLCPVPGYDRHFRITEYYGFENVPVPMTEHGPDMKYVRMLVEGDSTVKGMWCVPRFANPSGVSYSDEVVRAFASLRPAAPDFRVMWDNAYAYHTFARPGETCASLMNIFDALAQAGRDDLVIEFASTAKVTFPSSGMAWVCASEKDIQEIRASFSVRRVSPEKLLQLAHVRFLKDRAGLEAHMERHAELLRPRFELVERKLTDGLGKLAVAAWSHPKGGYFVSFNGPVGSARAIVSRTREMGVKLTSAGATWPSGNDPFDSNIRIAPSYPSLKELSQALDVFVIAVKQVAARLAKVDRGQYAFGDR comes from the coding sequence ATGCCAGTCAAGCTAGATCAAGAACTTTTTCAGCACATGCTTCCGCAGCAAGCGAACGCCTATCAGCTGATGAGTGATGCCGAACTCAACGCGGCGCTTGAGGCAATCGGAAAAGAAGCGCAGGAGGTTTCAGAGAAGCATCTGGCGCTTGATATGGCGCGCGGCAAGCCGAGTCCTGAGCAGACGGCGCTGTCACGTCCCTTGCTCGATTTGCTAACTTCTGCGTCTGACCTTACGGATGGAGCTTCGTTTGCGGACAATTACGGAGACCCCGATGGCCTGCCGTCTGCCCGCACGCTTGCGGCTGAGCTGCTGGACGTTGACCCCGCGCAGGTCATTGTTGCCGGTTCTTCAAGCCTGAATCTTATGCACGACGTGCTTGATATGGCATATACGCACGGTATTGCCGGCCAAAAGCCATGGGCGCAGCAGGCGTCTGAGCTTGCAGCTGCGCATCCCGGCGAGAAGCTCAAGTTCCTTTGTCCGGTTCCGGGATATGACCGTCATTTTCGTATTACCGAGTATTATGGCTTCGAAAACGTTCCGGTGCCCATGACTGAGCACGGCCCCGATATGAAGTACGTGCGCATGCTTGTGGAGGGCGATTCTACCGTTAAAGGCATGTGGTGCGTGCCGCGCTTTGCGAACCCTTCGGGCGTCAGTTACTCCGATGAGGTTGTGCGCGCCTTTGCCTCGCTTCGCCCTGCGGCGCCGGACTTTCGCGTTATGTGGGACAACGCGTACGCGTATCATACATTTGCGCGGCCCGGCGAGACCTGCGCGTCCTTGATGAATATCTTTGACGCCCTTGCTCAGGCGGGCAGAGATGATCTTGTCATTGAGTTCGCCTCCACCGCTAAAGTGACGTTCCCATCGTCGGGTATGGCTTGGGTGTGTGCTTCCGAGAAGGACATTCAGGAGATACGCGCGTCCTTCTCGGTGCGGCGCGTGTCGCCGGAAAAGCTGTTGCAGCTTGCGCATGTGCGCTTTCTCAAGGACAGGGCGGGCCTTGAGGCGCATATGGAGCGTCATGCGGAACTTTTACGCCCTCGCTTTGAGCTGGTAGAACGTAAGCTGACGGACGGTTTGGGTAAGCTCGCCGTGGCTGCATGGTCGCATCCAAAGGGTGGCTATTTTGTATCGTTTAACGGGCCTGTCGGCTCTGCTCGCGCTATTGTGTCCCGGACGCGTGAGATGGGCGTGAAGCTGACGTCTGCAGGAGCTACCTGGCCGTCAGGCAACGATCCTTTTGACTCCAATATTCGTATTGCCCCAAGTTATCCCAGCCTGAAGGAGCTTTCCCAAGCGCTTGACGTATTTGTCATCGCGGTCAAGCAGGTGGCCGCGCGATTGGCGAAAGTTGACAGGGGACAGTACGCTTTTGGAGACCGTTGA
- a CDS encoding twin-arginine translocase TatA/TatE family subunit: protein MFGIGETELVLILLFSFLVFGPDKLPGMGRTLGRALRQFRNAQEGFNKVVQSDLLDPAADALNEKPKRSEKLRSAASDDSDLDSDAPKQETFAERRARLKAEREAAEKSQGAEATQAPAADVAPDNVPAAEPDTESRSEAVPEVAPEAKPKAASEASSEPAKKENTARDLYNLGDRRSSRAQNDAKKKARPASEDTSEAPADANASAKSATSGEEGEDQE from the coding sequence GTGTTTGGTATTGGTGAGACAGAGCTCGTTTTAATCTTGCTCTTTTCGTTTTTAGTTTTCGGGCCTGACAAACTGCCTGGCATGGGTCGCACGCTTGGACGAGCGCTGCGCCAGTTCAGAAATGCCCAGGAAGGGTTCAATAAAGTAGTCCAATCCGATCTTTTGGATCCGGCGGCTGACGCTTTGAACGAAAAACCAAAGCGTTCCGAAAAACTCCGTTCCGCCGCGTCCGATGATTCTGATCTTGATTCAGACGCGCCAAAGCAAGAAACGTTTGCTGAGCGTCGTGCCCGCCTTAAGGCGGAGCGTGAAGCTGCCGAGAAGAGCCAGGGAGCAGAAGCGACGCAAGCTCCCGCAGCGGACGTTGCACCCGACAATGTCCCCGCCGCGGAGCCGGATACCGAATCGCGCTCTGAAGCGGTGCCCGAAGTGGCACCTGAAGCGAAACCTAAAGCGGCTTCTGAAGCCTCGTCTGAGCCTGCAAAAAAGGAAAACACCGCGCGCGATCTCTACAATTTGGGAGATAGACGTTCTTCTCGTGCGCAAAACGACGCCAAAAAGAAAGCCCGTCCCGCCTCAGAAGACACGTCAGAGGCGCCCGCGGACGCAAACGCTTCCGCCAAATCCGCTACATCTGGGGAGGAGGGTGAAGATCAGGAGTAA